The window TCCTAAAGCCCTTATCCCGGCTTTGCTGATGCTATAAGGGGTAGAATAAGGCTGCCCGACAATGCCTGCCAGAGAACTCATGTTGATAAGAGTGCCCTTTCCCTGTCTGCGGAATTGTTGAATAGCTGCCCGGGCTCCCCAAACAACACCAAAGAGATTAGTCTCCAGAACTCTGCTAAATTCTGCGGAGGGTATTTGTATAAAGTCACCAAAGATCATGGCTGCTGCATTGTTTAGCCATATATCAATCTTGCCATAGGTGATTACAGCTTCTTCTGCTAACTTATTCACTTCTTCCTCTTTGGATACATCTACCTGAAAAGTTAATGCTTTTCCTCCTGCTTCCTCACATTCTGTGGCTACCTGTTCCAACACCTCACGACTGCGGGCAGCTAAAACCACACTCCCGCCAAGTTTTGCCCATTCCAGTGCTGTAGCCCTACCAATGCCACTAGTAGCACCGGTGATCACCATTACCTCTCCTTTATGCTTTGTTCCTTTCATAGCTTCATTGTCATTCACCCTAGACTTTCATATTGGTCTGTTGTAAAAAAGAACAGCTGCGGTGAAGCTTTGTTGCAATACAACACATTACCCTCTGGGAAGCCCAATTTAGCATGAAGGTTAAAGCATTCGATGTCTTTGAATATCACTGCTTATACACCTTTACTTAGGTAAAACCCTTTGATACTGATACCGTTGTTAGAATACGAGAAATCACTATTCATTTTTTGATAGACCAATATGGCAAATGTATTAAGAGAAGTAATGAAGGGAGCAATTGCCGGAGCAGCTTCTGTGTGGATGATGGACCGGGTAACCTGGTATATGTACAACCATGAAGACCGGGAGGCATATAGAAAGGAAAAGAAAGCGCAAGTAGAAGGCAAATACGTAGCCTTTGTTGCTGCCAATAAGATTGCCAATGCAGTTGGTGCCAGCATGTCTGATAAGCAGGAGTTTGTG of the Flammeovirgaceae bacterium 311 genome contains:
- a CDS encoding short-chain dehydrogenase (COG1028 Dehydrogenases with different specificities (related to short-chain alcohol dehydrogenases)), coding for MNDNEAMKGTKHKGEVMVITGATSGIGRATALEWAKLGGSVVLAARSREVLEQVATECEEAGGKALTFQVDVSKEEEVNKLAEEAVITYGKIDIWLNNAAAMIFGDFIQIPSAEFSRVLETNLFGVVWGARAAIQQFRRQGKGTLINMSSLAGIVGQPYSTPYSISKAGIRALGISLGQELENEPNIHVCTVYPSIVDTPVYQNAANFTGHTINPPTSATPARKVAKAIVKLGEHPQREVYVGKRNTLIRMNRSLAPTLFDKSYRKVMETIELQDESVPKTSGNLFEPIPEHASISGGWLEKEKIGGRTTIKKVTNEILIVTGLLIATGWLLSHR